The stretch of DNA CGGCGATCGCCTCGCGATTGGCCGCAAAGAAGTCGCGGGCGAGGTGCGGGAACTGGACCGGCCCATGCGTCCAGTCGCTGGGGCTTTGGAAGTCGACCCACAGACCGATCTTCCGCCCGGAGGCCTGCCGCCAGTCGCGGCTGTAGCGCTCCGCGACCGCCCGGACGGCCGGCTGCTGCCAGAGGCCGAGCGTGCCCACGTCGAGCGAATGGACGACGAGGTTGTCGGGATAGGTGATTCCCCGGGCGCACTCCGGGACCGTGAAGGGCGCGTAGATCACCTCCTTGCCCGGCCAGCGGTTCGCGACGGCGATGCACACATCGCGCAGGAAACCGCCGACGAGGGCTGCCTCACCGTCCCGCGCGACCGTCGCCCGGCAACGCTCGCAGTGGCACGTGCCCACCAGCGGCTCCCAGCCCATCGTGCCCGGGGACCAGATGTTGATGCCCGTGGCCGTGATGCCGCCGGGCCGCGGCCCCTTCCCGCCGCCGCCCCAGGCCCGTTCCATGCCGTCGATGTAGAACTGCAACGTCTCCGGCGCCGACAGGCAGAAGGCGACCCGCGACCGGCTCCCGTCGGCCAGCAGCTGAAACATCGCCGCCGGCTCGGCGGGCAGCCCGGGGCCGTACTCGAAGACGCGGGCTCCCTGCATGACCCGCTCGGGCTGCCAGCCATCCTCGCCGCGAACGAGGAGCAACTGGGTGCCGAACCACAGCGGCTCGCCCCCCTTGGGAAACAGTTCGCGATCGAGCGGAGACAACGTTTCGTCACGAGAGCGGGCCTGCATGAACCACCAGTCCTGATACATCCGCCGCAGGGCGAAGACGGGAGCGTCTCGGTAGTGGACCGGTTCCACGGCGAGCGTCGTCCGGCGCGGCACCGACCGGCCGCCGCCGGCCGCGGGCCAGTACCAGCGGACGCCGACGATCCGCTCCAGGAAGTCGGCGACCGCCCAGGCAACGCCGCCGTTGGGCTTGCCCGGGAGGGGGTGCCTGCTGCCGACGAGATACACCCGTCCGGCCGCGGTCTTGACGACGAATCCCTCGGCCGGAAGCCCGGCGGGGTCGATGCCGGCCTGCCGGCTCTCGGCACAGTCGCCGATGATGATTGCCGGCTGGTCCGGAGCGGGCGCGGCATCCACCACCTCCAGCGTGGCGCCGGTCGACGCCTTGATGCAGGCGACCAGTTCGGCGACGAACTGCTTGAGGAACGGAGGAGGCACGGCATCGTCTTTTCCGCCCCGACCCGCGGCCACGTGGACCACGCACCGCGCCCCCCCGTCCTCGACGAGCACGACCGGGTCGTGCCGCGGCTGTTCCAGCCACGTGACGCCTGCCAGGTCCGGCGGCTGGTACGCCCCGTCCGCCGCCACGGCGCGGCTGCCGCTGGCTGCGATCGCCAGCATCACGACGACGACCCATCGTTTGAACATGGTGCTCAACTCCCGGAACGCGCAGCGGTCCGTCCCTGCCCGATAGTGAGCCAGTCTGGACGGCACGCCGGCCTTGTACCAGCCGCGGGCGACCCTCCGTCACCTCGCCTTGACGACGTAGGTCTCCGAAAAGCGATCATGCCAGCCCCGCGTCGGGGTGCCAAGGAAGGAAAACATCTCGAACGGGATGAATCGACACAGCGTCCGGCCGATGATCTGCCCGAACGAAGGGGGCAGGCCAACGGCATTGACCACCCTGGTGCCGGTGATCAACTTGCCCAGCGTCCGGGACGTGATCGCTTCGAACACAATGTAGTACAGCAGCGTCAGGAAAACACCGAGCAGCAGGTCGGGAATGCTCTCCAGCCAGGCGATGCCCGCCTCGCCGCCGACGAGCGCGACGAGGATGCCGAACAGGAATCCGAAAATCAGCTGCCCGATGGAGTCGATGATCAGATTGGCGAGCCGGGCTCCCTGCCCGGCGATGGAAGACGGGTCGACGGGGACGCCCTCTGCGGGCAGCGCTGGAGCACTGGTCGGCGAAGCATACGGATTGGTGATCTCGTCCAAGACGCAGCTCCCTGAGGTGCGATCGGAGGGGACGGTACCGTGCCGTTCGGGGATTCGGCAGCCGGCACGGCAGTGGTGCTACACTATTCCAGAGTCGTCAGCGTTGCTGCGGATCTGCCCCCAGGAACCGTGCCGATGCGGTATGCGACCGCCCTGTTCGTCGTCGTCGTCTGGCTGGCCGGCCCCCGCTCCGGCGCCGCGGCTCCGGAGGAACTGCCCCCGTCGATCGCCGGCTTTCTGCGCGACCACTGCCTCGACTGCCACGCCGGTCCGAAGCCTGATGCCGGGTTGACGCTCGACGGCTTCGCGACCCCGACGACCATCCGCTCCAACCGGTCCCGCTGGCGGGCGATCCTCGACCGCGTCGTGCACGGAGAGATGCCGCCGGCCGAGGCGGATCAACCATCGGATGCCGCCCGGGACGCCTTCGTCGCCGAGGTGCGCCGGGCGTTCGCGACAGCCGACGCCGGCCCGCCCGATCCGGGGCCTGCCGTCATCCGCCGCCTCAACAGGGCCGAGTTCGACACCACGATCCGCGATCTGTTCCAGGGGGATTTCCGCGCGGCGGCCGCCTTTCCCGAGGACGAGGTCGGGCATGGCTTCGCGAACATCGCCGACGTTCTCACCGTGTCGCCGCTCCTCATGGAGCGGCTGCTCGATGCGGCCGAGGTGATCGCCGCCCAAGCGATCCCCGCCGAACTGCCGGCCCCTCCCTCTCGCCGAACCAAGGGACGGCACCTGTGGCCGGTGCGCGAGGACCTGGCCGGCGTCGAGTTTCGCGAGGTCAATGCTGACGGCGACAAACCGGCGTTCACCGGGCCGCTCTCGCTGCCGCTCGCACTCGAACCGACCGCCGAATACCGGATCCGCGCCCGGCTCTATGCCACGAGCCCCGCCGGGCAGCCGGTCGAGGTCGTCCTGCTGGCAGACGGAAAGGAAACCGCCATCACGTCCCCGCCAACGGATCTCGCGCGGATCGCGGGAGCGGCTCCGACGGAGGGCCGCCGGGAGATCCTCTCCACCCACACGATCGACGCCCGCACTCCCGAGGAGGCGCAGACGATCGAGGCCATGGTCGCGCGCCGCACCGGCGTCGGCGGCGTGGCGATCGGCTGCCTGAGGCAGCCCGAGGGACAGCCCGCGCCCACCCTTCACGTCGAGTGGATCGAGGTCACGGGGCCGCTCGACAACCGGCCCGTCTCGATGCGGGCGACCCTCGGCGACACGCCCCTGGCCGATGCCGCCGCGAATCCGCGTCCCGTTCTGGCGTCCTTCGCCCGCCGCGCCTGGCGCGGGCCGGTCCCCGATTCGCAGCTCGACGGACTGTGTCGCATCGTCGCCGATGCCGCGGCGGCGGGTGAGCCG from Planctomycetia bacterium encodes:
- a CDS encoding filamin, with amino-acid sequence MRYATALFVVVVWLAGPRSGAAAPEELPPSIAGFLRDHCLDCHAGPKPDAGLTLDGFATPTTIRSNRSRWRAILDRVVHGEMPPAEADQPSDAARDAFVAEVRRAFATADAGPPDPGPAVIRRLNRAEFDTTIRDLFQGDFRAAAAFPEDEVGHGFANIADVLTVSPLLMERLLDAAEVIAAQAIPAELPAPPSRRTKGRHLWPVREDLAGVEFREVNADGDKPAFTGPLSLPLALEPTAEYRIRARLYATSPAGQPVEVVLLADGKETAITSPPTDLARIAGAAPTEGRREILSTHTIDARTPEEAQTIEAMVARRTGVGGVAIGCLRQPEGQPAPTLHVEWIEVTGPLDNRPVSMRATLGDTPLADAAANPRPVLASFARRAWRGPVPDSQLDGLCRIVADAAAAGEPAIIGLRRAIAAVLASPRFLFRLESPPAADVRTVTPVPDVELATRLSYFLWSSCPDEELLTIAERGELASGIDGQVERMLADPRADALVDQFAMQWLGLERLAAHAVDPQAVPGWRPELTADMVEETRRFIRAVFRGQDGLLQLLDGEFTFVNRSLAAHYGLAVDPPLGKREWRRVSLTDTPRAGLVSQGSVLTLTSNPARTSPVKRGKWVLETLLDAAPPPAPPEVPALEEQGRDPAVVSFRARLERHRADPACAGCHRRMDAFGFTLERFDPLGRLRDRDSDGGPVDDRGDFGSGQPLDGVSGLRRHLRIHRREFVRGLARKLLIYAIGRGLESGDEPALAEIERAADNEKGSLSDLVKAVVRSPQFRLRRPQTAVADTIP